The proteins below come from a single Chitinophaga pinensis DSM 2588 genomic window:
- a CDS encoding ImuA family protein has translation MPEKADIISQLQKDILRLQGYRSVPQDNAPVIDLGPVNTAFPNGVFPTGVIHEFLCPLTEQAAATSGFVSALTGSLMQFGGACIWISVSRTLFPPSLKTFGIEPHRVVFIDLQRTKDALWALEEALKCEGLAAVIAELPEIGFTQSRRLQLAVEQSKVTGFILRTSSRSVSTTASAARWQITPLPSAMENDMPGVGYPRWQIELLKVRNGRNGVWKIEWSEGRYTILQEPSSSKNVQIHQLKAG, from the coding sequence ATGCCAGAAAAAGCAGATATAATTTCTCAGCTGCAAAAGGATATTCTCCGTTTGCAGGGATACAGGTCCGTACCGCAGGACAATGCGCCTGTAATAGACCTGGGTCCGGTGAATACTGCCTTTCCGAATGGCGTCTTCCCTACCGGCGTGATACATGAATTTCTTTGTCCGCTGACAGAACAGGCAGCAGCAACTTCGGGTTTTGTGAGTGCACTTACCGGCTCTTTGATGCAATTTGGCGGCGCCTGTATCTGGATAAGCGTTTCCAGGACACTCTTTCCTCCTTCATTGAAAACATTTGGCATTGAGCCACACAGGGTGGTTTTTATTGATCTGCAGCGTACAAAAGATGCACTCTGGGCATTGGAAGAAGCCCTGAAATGTGAAGGATTAGCTGCCGTTATTGCGGAATTACCGGAGATTGGATTTACACAGTCGCGCAGATTGCAACTGGCGGTAGAACAAAGTAAAGTCACCGGCTTTATCCTGCGCACTTCTTCCAGGAGTGTGAGTACGACCGCTTCCGCAGCCAGGTGGCAGATCACACCATTACCAAGTGCTATGGAAAATGATATGCCTGGCGTAGGTTATCCGCGTTGGCAGATAGAACTGCTGAAGGTACGGAACGGGCGGAATGGCGTTTGGAAAATTGAATGGTCGGAAGGCCGTTATACGATTCTGCAGGAGCCCTCTTCCAGTAAAAATGTACAGATACATCAATTAAAAGCAGGTTGA
- a CDS encoding AraC family transcriptional regulator, translating to MRALPGIPTHTISQVDKEGIFVRYFDETIADRHYLQLVHRDDFYLLVYQERGSSGLFVDFQEISFEGPSLFIILPGQMHYGLSSQQSAVFLLAVNPSLINEQYQSLFHLAMGSIRPMPLTPSLAALLKQNIQLIQHTTESKNELPFYNKNIRHLTESCLSIFASVYYKEKHSQHSRGTRMIDISRQFISLLMQHFRTIKSPAAYADMLHITTDYLNEAVKAATGKTVSRWIQETVVTEAKRQLFHTTLNIDEIAGQLGYEDYRYFTRLFKKAASISPQQFRTQYSREKDA from the coding sequence ATGAGGGCATTACCTGGTATTCCCACACATACTATTTCACAGGTCGATAAGGAAGGGATCTTTGTGCGTTATTTTGATGAAACGATTGCAGACAGGCATTATCTCCAGCTCGTTCACAGGGATGATTTTTATCTGCTGGTATACCAGGAAAGAGGCAGCTCCGGACTATTTGTCGATTTTCAGGAAATTAGTTTTGAAGGTCCATCTCTCTTTATTATTCTCCCCGGACAAATGCATTACGGACTTTCCAGTCAGCAGTCCGCCGTATTCCTGCTAGCCGTCAATCCAAGTCTGATCAATGAACAATACCAGTCACTCTTCCACCTGGCCATGGGAAGTATCCGGCCAATGCCGCTTACCCCTTCATTAGCTGCGCTTTTAAAACAGAACATACAGTTGATACAGCATACGACGGAAAGCAAAAATGAGTTGCCGTTTTATAATAAAAATATCAGGCATCTCACCGAAAGTTGCCTCAGCATATTTGCCTCCGTATACTATAAAGAAAAGCATAGTCAGCACAGCCGCGGTACAAGAATGATCGATATCAGCCGTCAGTTCATATCACTGCTGATGCAACATTTCAGGACCATAAAAAGTCCTGCGGCATATGCAGATATGTTACATATCACCACCGACTATCTCAATGAAGCCGTAAAAGCCGCTACAGGAAAAACAGTCTCACGCTGGATACAGGAAACAGTCGTGACCGAAGCCAAACGGCAGCTATTTCATACGACATTAAATATCGACGAAATTGCCGGGCAACTGGGCTATGAAGATTACAGGTATTTCACCCGTTTATTCAAAAAAGCAGCAAGTATATCTCCACAGCAATTCAGAACCCAATACAGCCGGGAAAAGGATGCCTGA
- a CDS encoding nuclear transport factor 2 family protein yields MNNYKALVKEAFSKVLIDPVFNEEMIARYFGLSYRQFVDGKELNYAQFVAHMAMVKQRTTRLEFLYNTVIEEGNIVFTNHVVTATKPDGTVARTHLIAEFHIADGKIVYCNELSRLLSGEEGDRDLGSAH; encoded by the coding sequence ATGAATAACTACAAAGCGCTTGTAAAAGAAGCATTCAGCAAGGTATTAATAGACCCGGTATTTAATGAAGAAATGATCGCCCGTTATTTTGGTTTGTCTTATCGCCAGTTCGTTGATGGAAAGGAGTTAAACTATGCGCAGTTTGTGGCCCATATGGCCATGGTAAAACAGCGTACTACCCGCCTGGAATTTTTATATAATACGGTTATTGAGGAAGGAAATATCGTATTCACCAATCATGTCGTAACAGCTACCAAACCTGATGGTACGGTAGCGCGCACACACCTGATCGCCGAGTTTCATATTGCGGATGGAAAGATTGTCTATTGTAATGAATTATCCCGTCTGCTGAGTGGTGAGGAAGGAGACCGTGATCTTGGCTCTGCGCATTAA
- a CDS encoding helix-turn-helix domain-containing protein, which yields MSDSKPLKQISYSCYHTKTKEGEQFVAEHVFSYQIAGTLIMNDGEREYQFNEGEFRFSKRNTLIKFTKHPPANGEYKNLSVFLDQQTLRSFGAEYGYTSEKHVQTAPFFSLRPHALLKNYMDSLQPYDQLLQSGNEVLLSLKVKEAIAILVQTNPQLKDILFDLSEPGKIDLEGFMNKNFHFNVPLDRFAYLTGRSLSTFKRDFEKTFNTPPGKWLQQKRLQEAYYRIKEKGVAPSDVYIDVGFEDLSHFSYAFKKMYGQAPSRI from the coding sequence ATGAGCGATAGTAAACCATTAAAGCAGATCAGTTATTCCTGCTATCATACAAAAACAAAAGAAGGGGAACAGTTCGTTGCCGAACATGTGTTCAGTTACCAGATAGCAGGTACACTTATCATGAATGATGGGGAACGCGAATATCAGTTCAATGAAGGGGAATTCCGGTTCAGCAAAAGAAATACGCTGATCAAATTCACCAAACACCCGCCTGCTAACGGAGAATATAAAAACTTATCGGTTTTTCTTGATCAGCAGACCTTGCGCAGCTTCGGCGCGGAATATGGTTATACCTCAGAGAAACACGTACAAACAGCTCCGTTTTTCTCATTACGCCCCCATGCACTGCTGAAAAACTATATGGATTCTTTACAGCCGTATGATCAGCTGTTACAGTCCGGCAATGAAGTGTTGCTGTCCTTAAAAGTGAAAGAGGCCATCGCTATACTTGTGCAGACAAATCCGCAGTTAAAAGATATCCTTTTCGATCTCAGCGAACCTGGTAAAATAGACCTGGAAGGCTTTATGAACAAGAACTTTCACTTCAATGTCCCGCTTGACAGATTTGCGTACCTGACCGGCAGGAGTCTGTCTACTTTTAAACGGGATTTTGAGAAAACATTTAATACGCCCCCAGGGAAATGGCTGCAACAAAAAAGATTGCAGGAAGCTTATTACCGGATTAAAGAAAAAGGCGTAGCGCCGTCTGACGTCTATATTGATGTCGGATTTGAAGACCTCTCACACTTTTCCTATGCGTTTAAAAAGATGTACGGTCAGGCGCCAAGCAGGATATAA
- a CDS encoding SDR family NAD(P)-dependent oxidoreductase, with amino-acid sequence MQKVWFITGSARGLGRSLTAAVLAKGDLVAATARNPSQLDEFVQQYGDHIFPVQLDVTDYTQVRKAVENTIARFGRIDVLVNNAGFGIIGAAEAFTDEQVRSQLETNLYAPIEITRVVLPYMRKQRSGRILQISSIGGRITSNGLTMYQSAKWGLSGFADGLAKEVGALGIKVTAVEPGGFRTDWAGDSMTYAANVEGYESTIGQRTEIFKTGKFVPKGDPEKAAAVLVNLADHPEPPVHLVLGSDATGLLQQVNAARQAEFEQWLSVSESTDAADNK; translated from the coding sequence ATGCAAAAAGTATGGTTTATAACAGGTAGCGCAAGAGGTTTAGGCAGAAGCCTGACAGCAGCAGTATTAGCAAAAGGTGATCTCGTGGCAGCAACCGCCAGAAATCCTTCACAGTTAGATGAATTCGTTCAGCAATATGGCGATCATATATTCCCCGTTCAACTGGACGTTACAGATTATACACAGGTACGCAAAGCAGTAGAAAATACCATTGCGCGTTTCGGCAGGATAGATGTACTGGTAAATAATGCCGGTTTTGGTATCATTGGGGCAGCAGAAGCATTTACAGACGAGCAGGTACGTAGTCAGCTGGAAACAAATCTGTACGCACCGATAGAAATTACAAGAGTTGTGTTACCTTATATGCGTAAACAACGCTCCGGCAGGATACTGCAGATCAGTTCCATCGGTGGTCGTATCACCAGCAATGGCCTGACCATGTACCAGAGCGCTAAATGGGGTCTCTCCGGCTTCGCAGACGGTCTTGCGAAAGAAGTAGGTGCACTGGGTATTAAAGTGACTGCCGTTGAACCAGGTGGATTTCGTACCGACTGGGCAGGCGATTCAATGACCTACGCAGCAAACGTAGAAGGATATGAATCTACGATTGGTCAGCGGACAGAGATCTTCAAAACCGGTAAATTTGTTCCTAAAGGCGATCCTGAAAAAGCAGCAGCCGTACTGGTGAACCTGGCAGATCATCCGGAACCTCCTGTACACCTCGTATTAGGTAGTGATGCAACCGGGCTACTGCAACAGGTGAATGCTGCAAGACAGGCCGAATTTGAACAATGGTTGTCTGTGAGCGAGTCCACCGATGCAGCCGACAACAAATAA
- a CDS encoding ArsO family NAD(P)H-dependent flavin-containing monooxygenase has protein sequence MAKAVVSMEKVYDVIVIGGGQSALAVAYYLRRTTLDYIILDKEAMPGGAWQHTWDSLTLFSPALWSSLPGVIMPGGNNYYPTRDETIDYLRNYEMRYNFPVQRSVTVSAVRREENIFILSTDKGDYKARAVISATGSYVNPYIPAIPDRELYKGTVLHSAQYKNPAAFAGKKVAVVGEGNSGAQILAEVSKVASTLWIVQEAPSFLSGEIDGRYLFDVATMVYKAKQEGRTYQAPTLGHIVQVPAVKEAIERDIYHSLPAFDRFTENGIGWNGGQEAAVDAVIFCTGFSPALQHLAPLNATRADGKIHTNETIAIDIPGLWLVGYGQWTGFASATLIGVGRTARKTVEEIQLYLQ, from the coding sequence GTGGCGAAGGCTGTAGTAAGTATGGAAAAGGTATACGATGTTATAGTGATTGGCGGAGGACAAAGTGCATTGGCGGTCGCGTATTATCTGCGACGCACCACACTCGATTATATAATACTTGACAAAGAAGCGATGCCAGGAGGCGCATGGCAGCATACCTGGGACTCGCTGACGCTCTTCTCTCCTGCTTTATGGAGCTCTCTTCCCGGCGTTATCATGCCAGGTGGCAACAATTATTATCCTACAAGAGACGAAACGATCGATTACCTGCGCAATTATGAGATGCGGTACAATTTCCCTGTACAAAGATCAGTGACCGTTTCGGCTGTCCGCAGAGAAGAAAACATATTTATCCTGTCTACCGATAAAGGGGATTATAAGGCCCGGGCTGTCATCAGCGCTACCGGTTCTTATGTAAATCCTTATATACCTGCCATCCCCGACAGGGAACTGTACAAAGGCACTGTGCTACATTCTGCACAATATAAAAACCCGGCAGCCTTTGCCGGTAAAAAAGTCGCTGTCGTAGGAGAAGGTAATTCAGGCGCCCAGATCCTCGCGGAAGTATCCAAAGTAGCCAGTACCCTGTGGATCGTACAGGAAGCGCCTTCTTTTCTCTCCGGCGAAATAGACGGCCGGTATCTTTTTGATGTCGCCACGATGGTCTATAAGGCAAAGCAGGAAGGACGGACCTACCAGGCCCCTACATTGGGACATATCGTACAGGTCCCTGCAGTAAAAGAGGCGATTGAAAGGGATATTTATCACTCTTTACCCGCTTTTGACCGCTTTACGGAAAATGGTATCGGCTGGAACGGCGGACAGGAAGCAGCTGTGGATGCAGTCATCTTCTGTACCGGCTTCTCTCCTGCTTTACAGCACCTGGCCCCATTAAATGCGACCCGTGCAGACGGTAAGATCCATACCAATGAGACGATTGCCATAGACATTCCCGGCCTTTGGCTGGTGGGCTATGGACAATGGACAGGCTTTGCTTCGGCTACCCTGATTGGTGTAGGCAGAACTGCCAGGAAAACAGTGGAGGAAATCCAGCTTTATCTGCAATAA
- a CDS encoding helix-turn-helix domain-containing protein — translation MNFADFTNMVPLITSSFGNNMIEHTSLNKFYQRATGDLPDGIGTENGHFNVFEIEKLYDKKTGNRIMPYSRRDYYKVSLIRGHSRAEYADKVIEIEDSALLFATPRIPYHWVPVDSDQTGMFCIFTAEFLSRNNAGVFLDELPIFKPGALPVFKLTPEAVAELEYIFRKMLREIASDYVYKYDLLRNLLQEIIHYGQKLQPMSVLTAPQNAADRISSLFVELLERQFPLESQHQRLELRTAKDYADRLAVHVNHLNKVLKAKTGRTTTDIISDRITQEAKILLKKTDWSVYDIGYTLGFDDLAHFSNFFKKHAKITAQSFRS, via the coding sequence ATGAATTTTGCAGATTTCACAAACATGGTACCTTTGATCACGTCATCTTTCGGCAATAACATGATCGAGCATACTTCCTTAAACAAGTTTTACCAGCGGGCAACCGGAGATCTTCCTGACGGCATCGGAACGGAGAATGGGCATTTTAATGTTTTTGAAATTGAAAAGCTGTATGATAAAAAGACGGGTAACCGGATTATGCCGTATAGCAGAAGGGACTATTATAAGGTCAGCCTCATCCGTGGTCACAGCAGGGCGGAATATGCGGATAAAGTGATAGAGATTGAAGACAGTGCGCTGCTTTTTGCTACACCCAGAATTCCTTATCATTGGGTACCTGTAGACAGCGATCAAACGGGTATGTTCTGCATTTTTACGGCAGAGTTTCTATCCAGGAATAATGCAGGGGTTTTTCTGGATGAATTGCCCATTTTCAAACCGGGTGCATTGCCGGTATTCAAATTGACGCCGGAAGCAGTCGCTGAACTGGAATATATTTTCCGTAAAATGTTAAGGGAAATTGCCAGTGATTATGTCTATAAATACGATCTCCTGCGCAATCTCCTCCAGGAAATCATTCACTACGGACAGAAGCTGCAACCGATGTCTGTACTGACTGCGCCGCAAAATGCAGCCGACAGGATCTCTTCATTATTTGTAGAATTACTGGAAAGACAATTCCCGCTGGAATCGCAGCATCAGCGTTTAGAACTACGCACTGCGAAAGACTATGCAGATCGTCTGGCGGTACATGTCAATCACCTCAATAAAGTACTGAAAGCAAAAACAGGTCGTACAACGACAGATATTATCAGTGACAGGATCACACAGGAAGCGAAGATCCTGCTGAAAAAGACGGATTGGAGTGTATATGATATTGGTTATACCCTCGGATTTGATGATTTAGCCCATTTTTCAAATTTTTTTAAAAAACACGCGAAGATCACCGCGCAGAGTTTCCGTTCTTAG